The stretch of DNA ACAAGGGAGATAAGGTTTTAATTTTAAACACCGGTTATTACGATGGTTATAGAAGAGTGCTAAGCAATAAATCTAGAGTTTATGCGGAAGGGTTTTATCTTCCAGTAATAGGCGTTGTGAGTATGAATCTGACAGCTGTTGATGCAAATCAATTACCAGATGAGCTATTTCATACGATAAAAAATGTTGAATTAATTGGAGAAAAAATTACTATTGAGGAGATCGCGAAGTTAGCTAATACTGATCAGAGGGAAATTTTAACCAACCTCCAATACAATTGTAAAAGAATTTATATAAAATGAATTTACTGATTTATATACAAACATTGGGCAGAATGTTTTTAAGCTTCATGGAGAGTGTTGGACAACTGACGATGTTTTTTTGCGAAATACTTGCAAATTTGTTCACTCCCCCAATATTCGTTAGAAGAATATTACAACAGTTGGTGGCTGTAGGGTTCTATTCATTACCTGTAATCGGATTGACTGCAATTTTTACAGGAGCTGTCTTGGCCTTACAAACATATACGGGATTTTCCAGAATGAATGCGGAAAGTTCAGTCGCATCTGTGCTGGTAATATCAATTACTAGAGAACTTGGACCAGTTTTGGCAGGCCTAATGTTGGCCGGAAGAGTTGCCGGGTCTATTGCTGCCGAGATTGGGACCATGAAAATTACAGAGCAGGTAGATGCACTTTATACCTTAAACACTCATCCAATTAAATATCTAATCATCCCAAAAGTTATCGCAGGCATTCTGGTACTACCTGCATTAGTTTTAGTAGCGGATATAATTGGGATTTTTGGGGGTTATCTAGTGGCTGTATATAAAATAGGATTTGAGTATCACTCGTATCTAGATGCCACATTTAAGGCCTTGGAAACTCAGGATGTGATGTCTGGTTTAATCAAAGCAGCTGTTTTTGGCTTTATAGTAACGTTGGTGGGATGTTTTTATGGGTATAACACTTCTGGGGGAGCAAGTGGCGTTGGTATCGCAGCTACTCAGTCAGTTGTTACTGCTTCTATTTTAATTCTACTTCTAAATTACGTTATCACAGGATTATTATTTACTCAGTGAAACCATGTCCAGAAACACATTAATATCAGTTAAACACCTAAGTAAAAGTTTTGGTTCCAAAAAAGTATTGAGCGACATCAATTTTAATGTTGTGAAAGGCGAATCTTTTGTTGTGATTGGTGGCTCTGGAAGTGGCAAGTCTGTGCTTTTAAAATGCATCGCAGGGCTTTTGGACCCAGATGAAAACAGCAAAGTGACAATCAAAGATGAAAATGTCACGCACATGCACATCATTGAGAGGAAAAACTTTTTAAAAAAATTCAGCATGCTGTTTCAAAACAACGCATTGTTTGACAGCTTGCCGATCTGGCACAATATTTGTTTTAGTTTAATTAACTCTGGCGTATTGGACAGTGCAAAAGCAAAAGAGCATGCGGTTGAAAAATTAGAGTTAGTTGGATTAAAAACCGATGTTTTGGATTTATACCCATCGGAACTATCTGGGGGAATGCAAAAGAGAGTGGCAATTGCAAGAGCTATAGCTACAAACCCAGAAATCATATTTTTTGACGAACCAACTTCAGGGCTTGACCCAATTATGTCTGATACCATCACAACCTTAATTGCAAGCATAAGCGAAAAACTGAAATCCACTACTATCACAATTACACACGACATTAAAGTGATGGAAAAAATTGCAGATAAAGTGTCGTTACTAAAAGATGGGAAGTTGATTTGGGTTGACAGCCTAAAAAACACTTTAGCGAGCGAAGATACATACGTGAAGTTGTTTTTAAATACGCACACACCGCTAGTAAACTAAGCATTGGGAATTTTACAAAATAACTTTCCTTTTAATAAAACCACTTTTTTATTGATTTTTTTTAATATAACCGCTAGGTTATTGGCTACGTTATTTTCCATATGTGTCCTTAGCTCAGCTGGACAGAGCAACAGCCTTCTAAGCTGTGGGTCGGAGGTTCGAATCCTCCAGGACACACCATTAATCAGATTCATAATGCATTTTTACGAAAGATATATATGTAAAAGTTTGCTTCTGCCTTTCTTAATCATTACTTTTTCCATCGTTGGAATAGCGTGGATAATACAGTCGATTAGGTATCTGGAAATAGTACTTAACAACGGAGCAAAAATAGCCGATTTTGCAAAGTTGACCTCCTATCTTATCCCACTTTTGCTTTTCATTGTGCTGCCGATTTCGCTGTTTTTTACCGTTTATTATACTTATAGAAAACTTATGCATGATAGGGAGATTACAGCCCTATATTCTTTTGGAGTCAGCAAAATAGCGATAGTTAGAATTTTTACGATTTTCTCTATTTTCGCTATGCTTTTACATTATTTTGTTTCCATTTATTTACTACCAGTAAGCACAAATGCATTTAAAAAGTTGAGATTTACAATCGACCAAAATTCAATAATTAATCTGATACAGTTCAACACCTTCATCTCAAAAATTAATGGGATCACGATATACATAGAAAAAAAAGACCAAGATAACCTGTTGCAAAATATCTTTATACACAGCTCCCAAAATCCAGAGAAAGATATAACTTTTGTGGCCAGTTCTGGTAAATTTTACAACACCGACTCGCGCTTAAAACTTATTTTAAACAATGGTTCCAAATTAGAGCTAAACCATGCTGATAAAAGATATTCTTTGGTTAAATTTGATAAATATTCAATGGATAGCTTTGGTGATACGGCTGTTGCTCAGTCAATATCCAAGCAAGACCCATATGCATTAGGTATTGCCGAACTGTTGTTTTCTAACAGCTTTCCAGTTGACGAAACCCCAAAGTTCAGAGCACAAGGTCATTTTAGGCTGTTGTGGCCGCTGACTTCTATTTCTATTGTTATGAGTATGCTTTTCTTTCTAACTCAGCATGAACAAGTCAGAACACAAGGGATGAAGCCAACTATATATGCATTCACCTCATTATTGGTAATAATAGCATCTGCACTAGCTTTATACACATTGGGCCATAGTAATCAAAAATATTATATTTTAATGTACCTGCTGAACATAATAATTCCCCTGATTGTAGCGATTAGACTTTATTCATCCACTAAAAACAGGTTGCTGCATGGTTAGGCTTATGCAACGCGCTCTTTTTGAAATTATCTGTTGTCTACAAATTCTCCAACTAAAAGTAGCTTTATGCTATAAGGTACCCATTATGAAACCAAGTAAAAAAACTATCGCACCGCGTCGCAAATTGTGCAAACAGATCGTTTGAAGCTTGTTGCAATTCTGAATATTTATCTTTTCACATTTTTACAAAGTATGCTACAATGTCTATCTCTGATTAAATATTTTATCAAGGTTGTATTATGAGATTCAAATTTGACAAATCTTCTTCTTTTAAGATTGGCGATGTAAACGTGTTTTTTGTTACTAATGCGTCAGCAGACACATTACAGTTACCTCATCTCTTACAAACTGAAAGTGAAGATGTAAAAGAAACCCTGCAGCTATATAGAAAGGATTCCTTAGGAAAATTTGGAGAGATATCAGTTATCACGGTAAAAGCACAAGGTGGGCTGAAAAAATTTATCTTTTGTGGTATTGGCGAGGCTAAAGACCTGAGTAAGCTTCAGGTTCAGGAACTGGGTGGAATTATTGCAAGCAAGTTAAATGCATGTAAATTGGAGCAAGCTAATATCATTATAGATGGTAAGGAAACAGAATCACAAGGTGAGCTTTTTGCTGTTAATATAGCGGAGGGAATTAAGTTGAAGAATTATTGTTTCGATAAATATTTCAAGGATAAAAAAGAAACTAACAAACTATATCTAAAAGAAATCACGTTTTACACGCAATATACGAACTTGGAAGCTCTATTCTCTGAAAGAGAGAAAATCATCGACAGCACCAATTTCACAAGAGATTTGGTTTCTGAACCGGCTAATGTTTTAAACCCAGAAGCATTTGTTGATGTCTGTAAAGAATTGGAGGCGCTTGGAGTTAAAGTAACTGTCCTAGACAAGAAGCAATTGAAGTCCTTAAACATGAACGCTCTTCTTGGAGTTGGGCAAGGTAGTAATAGTGGCACATATGTGGTTACAATGGAGTGGAATGGCGCAAAAGATCAAAAAGACTCACAGCCAATAGCGTTCGTTGGTAAAGGGATAACATTTGACACCGGTGGTATAAATTTAAAGCCGTCTGGCCCCTCCATTAGTATGATGAAATACGACATGGGTGGAGCAGCGGTAGTTACAGGTCTGATCAGATCTTTAGCTTCAAGAAAAGCAAAAGTAAATGTGATAGGCGCAATAGGATTAGCTGAGAATATGCCATCGGGCAATGCTCAAAGGCCTGGTGATGTTGTTACTTCAATGTCTGGCCAAACCATAGAGGTTGACAATACAGATGCAGAAGGCAGGT from Candidatus Bandiella woodruffii encodes:
- a CDS encoding ABC transporter permease, giving the protein MNLLIYIQTLGRMFLSFMESVGQLTMFFCEILANLFTPPIFVRRILQQLVAVGFYSLPVIGLTAIFTGAVLALQTYTGFSRMNAESSVASVLVISITRELGPVLAGLMLAGRVAGSIAAEIGTMKITEQVDALYTLNTHPIKYLIIPKVIAGILVLPALVLVADIIGIFGGYLVAVYKIGFEYHSYLDATFKALETQDVMSGLIKAAVFGFIVTLVGCFYGYNTSGGASGVGIAATQSVVTASILILLLNYVITGLLFTQ
- a CDS encoding ABC transporter ATP-binding protein, whose amino-acid sequence is MSRNTLISVKHLSKSFGSKKVLSDINFNVVKGESFVVIGGSGSGKSVLLKCIAGLLDPDENSKVTIKDENVTHMHIIERKNFLKKFSMLFQNNALFDSLPIWHNICFSLINSGVLDSAKAKEHAVEKLELVGLKTDVLDLYPSELSGGMQKRVAIARAIATNPEIIFFDEPTSGLDPIMSDTITTLIASISEKLKSTTITITHDIKVMEKIADKVSLLKDGKLIWVDSLKNTLASEDTYVKLFLNTHTPLVN
- a CDS encoding LptF/LptG family permease; protein product: MHFYERYICKSLLLPFLIITFSIVGIAWIIQSIRYLEIVLNNGAKIADFAKLTSYLIPLLLFIVLPISLFFTVYYTYRKLMHDREITALYSFGVSKIAIVRIFTIFSIFAMLLHYFVSIYLLPVSTNAFKKLRFTIDQNSIINLIQFNTFISKINGITIYIEKKDQDNLLQNIFIHSSQNPEKDITFVASSGKFYNTDSRLKLILNNGSKLELNHADKRYSLVKFDKYSMDSFGDTAVAQSISKQDPYALGIAELLFSNSFPVDETPKFRAQGHFRLLWPLTSISIVMSMLFFLTQHEQVRTQGMKPTIYAFTSLLVIIASALALYTLGHSNQKYYILMYLLNIIIPLIVAIRLYSSTKNRLLHG
- a CDS encoding leucyl aminopeptidase — protein: MRFKFDKSSSFKIGDVNVFFVTNASADTLQLPHLLQTESEDVKETLQLYRKDSLGKFGEISVITVKAQGGLKKFIFCGIGEAKDLSKLQVQELGGIIASKLNACKLEQANIIIDGKETESQGELFAVNIAEGIKLKNYCFDKYFKDKKETNKLYLKEITFYTQYTNLEALFSEREKIIDSTNFTRDLVSEPANVLNPEAFVDVCKELEALGVKVTVLDKKQLKSLNMNALLGVGQGSNSGTYVVTMEWNGAKDQKDSQPIAFVGKGITFDTGGINLKPSGPSISMMKYDMGGAAVVTGLIRSLASRKAKVNVIGAIGLAENMPSGNAQRPGDVVTSMSGQTIEVDNTDAEGRLLLSDVMWYTQETFKPKIMIDLATLTGAIVIALGHHNAGLFSDDDELVSQLTKAGLNTGEKVWRLPLGQCYDELINSNIADVKNVGKDGAGSITAAQFLKRFVKKGCIWAHIDIAGVVWLDNGGKLSPRGATGYGVRLLNEFLIQNYEPK